A single Cucumis melo cultivar AY chromosome 4, USDA_Cmelo_AY_1.0, whole genome shotgun sequence DNA region contains:
- the LOC103490030 gene encoding EPIDERMAL PATTERNING FACTOR-like protein 3, which yields MKGTYWCFIFILQLVCWVSAAARTFAPNPALLPHKQGLIESKQAVKGIKEEEFYRGMRKIGSSPPSCEHKCYGCIPCEAIQVPTTTNRRSHIGVQYTNYEPEGWKCKCGPSFYSP from the exons ATGAAAGGAACATACTGGTGTTTTATATTCATTCTGCAATTAGTCTGTTGGGTTTCTGCTGCGGCCAGAACTTTTGCTCCAAATCCTGCCCTTCTTCCTCATAAACAAG GTCTTATTGAGTCAAAACAG GCTGTTAAAGGTATTAAAGAAGAAGAATTCTATAGAGGGATGAGGAAAATAGGGTCAAGTCCCCCCAGCTGTGAGCACAAGTGCTATGGATGCATTCCATGTGAAGCCATTCAAGTGCCTACAACCACCAACAGGCGCAGCCATATAGGGGTCCAATACACTAACTATGAACCTGAGGGATGGAAATGCAAGTGTGGCCCTTCCTTTTACAGCCCTTGA
- the LOC127148946 gene encoding uncharacterized protein LOC127148946 — MKKKYQGTTRVKRQHLQALCKEFKILQMKQGEFVDEYFSRTLAIVNKMQIHREKIEDVAVVEKILRSMDSKFACVREDQIEDIVEVVEGDQEKDKHEIQHQLTATYTPQQNGVAERKNHTILNMVRSMIANGRVPKDF; from the exons ATGAAGAAAAAGTATCAAGGCACAACAAGGGTGAAAAGACAGCATCTCCAAGCTCTTTGCAAAGAGTTCAAGATTCTTCAAATGAAGCAAGGTGAGTTTGTTGATGAGTATTTCTCACGGACCTTGGCTATAGTAAACAAGATGCAGATCCATAGAGAGAAGATTGAAGATGTAGCTGTGGTTGAGAAGATTCTTCGGTCGATGGATTCTAAATTTGCATGTGTG AGAGAGGATCAAATAGAGGATATAGTCGAGGTCGTGGAAGGTGACCAGGAAAAGGACAAG CATGAAATTCAGCATCAGTTGACAGCAACCTacacacctcaacaaaatggtgttgctGAAAGGAAAAACCATACTATCCTCAACATGGTTCGAAGTATGATTGCCAATGGGAGAGTTCCAAAAGATTTTTAG